The Humulus lupulus chromosome 4, drHumLupu1.1, whole genome shotgun sequence genome has a window encoding:
- the LOC133831796 gene encoding uncharacterized protein LOC133831796, translating into MEIIGTCLIEDTTKLDCIDVNDVGYYGLATKLLWRVDECWNECLKLLGVAEAAEASMDSDQLSSGISDFDTHFQGLIVQKSQLSNVKSVERSSRPFVMRVLDDEVDDIDNAYEEAQDRSSLSANRFNFNDLYVSDDDDSENESALEIQPYLMEETGLVEGGLMS; encoded by the exons ATGGAGATCATTGGCACTTGTCTAATTGAGGATACAACCAAATTGGATT GTATag ATGTTAATGATGTTGGGTATTATGGTCTTGCAACTAAGCTTCTATGGAGGGTTGATGAGTGTTGGAATGAGTGTTTAAAGCTTTTGGGCGTCGCTGAAGCAGCAGAAGCATCAATGGATTCtgaccagttaagctctggaatttcagattttgatactcactttcaaggcctcatagttcagaaaag TCAACTTTCAAATGTGAAGAGCGTAGAAAGAAGTTCTAGGCCATTTGTAATGCGTGTTCTCGATGATGAGGTGGATGACATTGACAATGCATATGAGGAAGCTCAAGATAGAAGCTCCCTTTCTGCTAATAGGTTTAATTTTAACGACCTTTATGTTAG TGATGATGACGACTCTGAGAATGAGTCAGCACTTGAAATTCAGCCATACTTGATGGAAGAAACAGGATTGGTGGAAGGAGGTTTGATGAGCTAA